From the bacterium genome, one window contains:
- a CDS encoding sodium-dependent transporter, with amino-acid sequence MADQQFHSHDQPYPIDQSSVRGKFASNIGFLLAAVGSAIGLGNIWKFPYIMGENGGAAFMLVYLACIILVGTPVLIAEFAVGRQGKTSAVSCYKVIAPGTPWWLNGLLGVLAGFVILSFYSAVAGWVLKYFMIGVFEGYGAYNAETSGGLFVGLITGFDQPLIYQFIIMALTALIIYFGIEKGVERAAKILMPLLFAILALLLIRSLTLKGGMAGVEFMFKPDFTKLSGKGVLEALGHAFFTLSVGMGAMMTYASYLDGKSNLATVGATVATLDTVIAIMAGLVIFPAVFAFNMDPGQGPALIFITLPQVFAEMPLGRLVGSSFFFLIFVAALTSTISILEPVVTWLVDDVKVNRHVSTAIASFLIFLVGIPACLSVAEGGALDRVLFTLAEGTYAEKQYRFFDILDDASSKFMLPIGGFILCLFLLISWKRQSALQQVAGEKGNPRSIILNVWYWLAVTVAPLGILTVIIFGILDLIGKSPFH; translated from the coding sequence ATGGCGGACCAGCAATTCCATTCCCACGACCAACCCTATCCGATTGATCAGTCCTCGGTCCGTGGCAAGTTCGCGTCTAACATCGGCTTCCTCTTGGCAGCCGTGGGCTCTGCGATTGGCTTGGGGAATATCTGGAAATTCCCCTACATCATGGGCGAAAACGGCGGAGCGGCATTTATGCTGGTCTACCTGGCTTGTATTATCCTGGTCGGAACTCCTGTTCTGATCGCCGAGTTTGCTGTGGGTCGTCAGGGCAAGACGAGTGCCGTGAGTTGCTACAAGGTGATCGCCCCCGGGACGCCATGGTGGCTGAACGGACTGCTGGGTGTTCTGGCAGGCTTTGTGATCTTGAGCTTCTATAGTGCGGTCGCCGGCTGGGTCCTGAAGTACTTCATGATCGGAGTCTTCGAGGGATACGGCGCCTACAACGCTGAGACAAGTGGCGGACTGTTCGTCGGGCTGATTACGGGCTTCGATCAACCGCTGATCTATCAGTTCATCATTATGGCACTGACGGCGCTGATTATCTATTTCGGCATCGAGAAGGGGGTTGAGCGAGCAGCTAAGATCCTCATGCCACTGCTGTTTGCCATTCTCGCCCTCCTGCTGATCCGCTCTCTGACGCTGAAGGGAGGAATGGCAGGCGTCGAGTTCATGTTCAAGCCTGACTTCACCAAGTTGTCTGGCAAGGGTGTGCTGGAGGCATTGGGCCATGCGTTCTTCACGCTTTCGGTCGGCATGGGCGCGATGATGACATATGCTTCTTACCTGGATGGGAAATCGAATCTCGCCACTGTCGGTGCGACCGTGGCGACGCTGGATACAGTGATTGCCATCATGGCTGGACTCGTGATCTTCCCGGCTGTCTTCGCATTCAACATGGACCCCGGCCAGGGACCCGCGCTCATTTTCATCACATTGCCTCAGGTTTTTGCAGAGATGCCGCTCGGGCGACTCGTCGGGTCTTCCTTCTTCTTCCTGATCTTTGTCGCCGCGCTGACCTCGACAATCTCCATCCTGGAGCCTGTAGTGACCTGGTTGGTGGATGACGTGAAGGTGAACCGACACGTCTCCACTGCCATTGCCTCCTTCTTGATCTTTCTGGTCGGCATCCCCGCATGCCTCAGTGTTGCTGAAGGCGGAGCTCTTGACAGGGTGCTCTTCACTCTCGCGGAGGGGACTTATGCCGAGAAGCAGTATCGCTTCTTTGATATCCTGGATGACGCGAGCAGCAAGTTCATGCTGCCTATTGGCGGATTCATCCTCTGCCTGTTTCTGCTCATATCCTGGAAACGCCAGAGCGCGTTGCAGCAGGTGGCGGGTGAGAAGGGCAACCCTCGCAGTATCATCCTGAACGTGTGGTACTGGCTTGCCGTCACGGTCGCCCCCCTTGGTATTCTGACCGTAATCATCTTTGGGATTCTCGATCTTATCGGGAAGAGTCCATTCCACTGA
- a CDS encoding tetratricopeptide repeat protein: MKKKSRQKRSARSSWQMHEMSERARIQQAAPSRMPVPLRELPRVEKGSVSVGEMGRWALRYVEENPGIPDKADYEEVANRFIRLQEATDAVRDGNRDTARSILEEIVASKPEDLRSKMNLSTVYIDDGEHEKALSLLDEIGDAMKREARYYALRALALKGLGKREEMIKFLWEAQELFPQDTAIMEQLQKAGEIIPMGSDPNNAHSIQFMKREHYENAVYDRIQKLVAEKKWNELDDYVVFQRSDQKPKLALAAAEAYRKARPNDSRSLYLLGLCELDVHNWAKAEKLLGQYLEEKPDDPKAIVGRALAIRRQERKEEAMDILQHAIKADPNNLSAVELATLGHEKPEERLEFVQRLEKEYPDAWAPQKALGDLMYGQGAFETARVHFERAVAQGGSDECWVMLLNVLGRLGQVAEAVQRIQTITRLHERSSHVRWNAANLLLQAGRVRAATDLFNGLLNDPKQPWETRHAARTILRNLTDAVNKNK; encoded by the coding sequence ATGAAGAAGAAATCCCGCCAGAAACGCAGCGCGAGAAGCAGTTGGCAGATGCACGAAATGTCAGAACGTGCTCGTATCCAGCAAGCAGCCCCATCGCGCATGCCTGTGCCATTGCGTGAATTGCCTCGTGTCGAGAAGGGGAGCGTCAGCGTTGGTGAGATGGGACGCTGGGCCCTCCGCTACGTGGAGGAGAATCCCGGAATCCCGGATAAGGCGGATTATGAGGAGGTTGCGAATCGGTTCATCCGTCTGCAGGAAGCGACCGATGCCGTCCGGGACGGCAATCGCGATACGGCTCGCTCAATTCTAGAAGAGATTGTTGCCTCGAAGCCGGAAGACCTGCGCTCGAAAATGAACCTCTCAACAGTTTATATCGACGACGGAGAGCACGAAAAGGCGCTGTCTTTGTTGGATGAAATCGGCGATGCAATGAAACGCGAAGCACGCTATTATGCACTGCGCGCCCTCGCTTTGAAGGGGCTCGGAAAGCGCGAGGAGATGATCAAGTTCTTGTGGGAAGCTCAAGAGCTGTTCCCCCAGGACACTGCCATCATGGAGCAGCTCCAGAAGGCGGGCGAAATCATCCCGATGGGTTCAGACCCGAACAACGCCCATTCGATTCAGTTCATGAAGCGCGAACACTATGAAAACGCGGTTTATGATCGGATCCAGAAGTTGGTGGCAGAGAAGAAGTGGAATGAGCTCGATGATTATGTCGTGTTCCAGCGATCCGATCAGAAGCCCAAACTCGCACTTGCTGCGGCTGAAGCCTACCGAAAGGCGCGCCCGAATGATTCGCGCTCCCTCTATCTCCTTGGACTATGCGAGTTGGATGTACACAACTGGGCAAAGGCAGAGAAGCTCTTGGGCCAGTATCTTGAGGAGAAGCCCGACGATCCGAAGGCAATCGTCGGCCGTGCCCTTGCCATCCGTCGACAGGAACGCAAAGAAGAGGCGATGGATATATTGCAGCATGCCATCAAAGCAGACCCGAATAACTTGTCCGCGGTCGAACTCGCCACGCTCGGGCACGAGAAGCCGGAAGAACGGCTGGAGTTTGTCCAGAGACTTGAGAAGGAGTATCCCGATGCCTGGGCTCCGCAGAAAGCTCTCGGCGATTTGATGTACGGCCAGGGGGCTTTCGAGACGGCTCGTGTTCACTTCGAGAGAGCCGTTGCCCAGGGCGGCTCCGATGAATGTTGGGTGATGTTGCTGAATGTGCTTGGCCGACTGGGTCAGGTCGCCGAGGCTGTGCAGCGGATCCAAACGATCACGCGACTTCACGAACGCAGCAGCCACGTGCGATGGAACGCAGCGAATCTGCTGCTTCAGGCTGGGCGCGTTCGAGCTGCAACCGATCTGTTCAATGGGCTTCTGAACGATCCCAAGCAACCTTGGGAAACCCGCCACGCAGCGCGCACGATCCTGCGGAATCTAACCGATGCCGTGAACAAGAACAAGTAA
- a CDS encoding cysteine desulfurase, translated as MAESFYFDHNATTPLDERVLEAMLPQLRETWGNPSSVHSFGATARYEIEKARRSISRTLGAAEPSEIVFTGGGTEADNIAIRGAALFARESRGANHLITSAVEHKAVLDTCHDLHVRDGFDLTILHVDEWGRARPADLLDALKPSTAVVSIMMANNEVGTINPIRELAAMTHEHTNAIFHTDGVQAVGRCALDLQSLGVDAFSTTAHKLYGPKGVGALYVRKGTPLAAVLTGGGQEGGLRPGTENVASIAGFAKAIDLAAEEFEREDSRLRALREKLWLQISSIIPLAIRNSPTDRCLAGTLNVSFSGTDAQRLVMEMDRRGYAISTGSACNSTGKSASHVLQALCTDFERVSSAIRISLGRTNTADQLPEFVDALRQAIAALTSH; from the coding sequence ATGGCAGAGTCGTTCTACTTCGACCACAATGCTACCACGCCTCTGGACGAAAGAGTCCTGGAAGCGATGCTCCCCCAACTTCGAGAGACCTGGGGCAATCCGTCCTCTGTTCATTCATTCGGCGCGACTGCGCGCTATGAAATCGAGAAGGCCCGCCGCAGTATATCGAGGACGCTTGGCGCCGCCGAGCCGAGCGAGATCGTCTTCACCGGCGGCGGGACCGAGGCGGACAACATCGCGATCCGCGGAGCCGCTCTGTTCGCGCGAGAATCCCGCGGCGCAAATCATCTGATCACGAGCGCAGTCGAGCACAAGGCAGTGCTCGATACCTGCCACGATCTGCACGTCAGGGATGGCTTCGACCTGACGATCCTACACGTTGATGAGTGGGGGAGGGCTCGACCCGCCGATCTCCTCGATGCTCTGAAACCCAGCACGGCTGTTGTTTCAATCATGATGGCCAACAACGAAGTCGGGACCATCAATCCGATCCGCGAACTGGCCGCGATGACCCATGAGCACACCAATGCCATCTTCCACACCGACGGGGTCCAGGCCGTTGGCCGGTGTGCATTGGACTTACAGTCGCTTGGAGTAGATGCATTCTCGACAACGGCGCACAAACTCTATGGTCCCAAAGGTGTAGGGGCTCTCTATGTGCGCAAGGGAACGCCCCTAGCCGCAGTTCTGACAGGCGGCGGCCAGGAGGGCGGCCTGCGCCCGGGGACCGAGAATGTCGCCTCCATCGCAGGATTCGCCAAGGCCATCGACCTGGCTGCCGAGGAGTTTGAGCGCGAGGATTCCCGTCTTCGTGCCTTGCGCGAGAAGCTGTGGCTGCAGATCTCCAGCATAATCCCGTTGGCCATCCGTAACAGCCCGACGGATCGATGCTTGGCCGGCACACTCAATGTCTCATTCTCTGGCACCGACGCCCAGCGCCTGGTCATGGAGATGGATCGTCGGGGGTACGCCATCAGTACCGGGTCCGCCTGCAACAGCACCGGCAAATCGGCCAGCCATGTCCTCCAGGCGCTCTGCACCGACTTCGAGCGCGTCTCCAGCGCCATCCGGATCAGTCTCGGTAGAACGAACACTGCCGATCAGCTTCCCGAGTTTGTGGATGCGCTCCGACAAGCGATTGCCGCGCTGACTTCTCACTGA
- a CDS encoding cytochrome c family protein, whose product MVRPILTFVLLLGLTGSLLAWTPVVVKDDPLVRMPGTQPPTENSVTLEDPGRCLNCHQGYDTTAPYIDPGTNWQGSMMAQAARDPLFWACLTVAAQDSIAAVGTPNATDICLRCHFPKGWLEGRSDPTNASAMTTGDFNGVQCDFCHRSYDPFFDATYDGDREGNDWLNYWDETNASDTPSQTAADSLLTIDAADAATIKHMNGDAFFGGDNRPVNGNYTAAGAGQYFVSADNGKRASFADATARHQFHYSRFHKSKFFCATCHDVSNPALANLGADPANPLPTELNAAHSYFHVERTFSEFMLSDFGLQGGASGEGPYDPLLFTTSHPDNKIATCQDCHMTDQIGKGADKADAVLRPTDSVEHPNSGQPVHTQNGGNIWVSEIIASAISGSPNYDATNDGLLNQDPSILTMDLSAGIGVDPDALLLGADRARANLQNAAAITDIGYNPATGYLTFRIKNYTGHKLISGFPEGRRMFVSIEAYNSDSLIYTVNPYDTAACTLKGLDYAYQPDVDVPDPVALDPLTEEHVDELVYEMKPTSSLTGEDKTFHFALATDRYKDNRIPPKGFRIAESSDRLCQPRDHNADAADMYTADEYLGGYDEVGIELPTGADEVHVRLYYQTTSREYVEFLRDEINGTVQTLDPEDYIIQTDPFFDQLRAWGDTIWSLWKHNRTDDGAAPFLMTEAEWNDGDPTPTATPSPTPTDTPTATPSATPTASPSPTPIELPGDEDGSGTVVLGELNACILGFRGLGEIPSSADTNTDGVLDLAELNAVVLAYRGSI is encoded by the coding sequence ATGGTTCGCCCCATACTGACATTTGTTCTGCTGCTTGGTTTGACAGGCAGCCTTCTAGCCTGGACACCGGTGGTCGTGAAAGACGATCCGCTGGTTCGCATGCCCGGCACCCAACCACCCACAGAGAATTCCGTAACGCTGGAAGATCCCGGCCGATGCCTCAATTGCCACCAGGGATACGACACGACCGCGCCGTACATCGATCCGGGAACGAACTGGCAGGGATCGATGATGGCTCAGGCTGCTCGCGACCCACTCTTCTGGGCGTGCCTGACGGTGGCGGCACAGGACAGCATTGCCGCCGTAGGAACTCCGAATGCCACAGACATTTGCCTGCGGTGCCACTTCCCGAAAGGTTGGCTCGAAGGGCGGTCAGATCCCACTAATGCCAGCGCTATGACGACCGGCGACTTCAATGGCGTGCAGTGCGACTTCTGCCATCGCTCCTACGATCCTTTCTTCGACGCGACGTACGACGGCGATCGCGAAGGCAACGATTGGCTCAACTACTGGGACGAGACGAATGCCTCCGACACGCCATCGCAGACCGCCGCCGATAGTCTTCTGACGATTGATGCAGCGGATGCCGCAACGATCAAGCACATGAATGGCGATGCGTTCTTCGGTGGAGACAATCGCCCCGTGAATGGGAACTACACAGCAGCGGGAGCGGGGCAGTACTTCGTCAGCGCGGACAATGGGAAGCGTGCGTCATTCGCAGATGCCACGGCTCGTCACCAGTTTCATTACAGCCGCTTTCACAAGAGCAAGTTTTTCTGCGCGACATGCCACGATGTTTCCAACCCTGCGTTGGCGAATCTGGGCGCGGATCCGGCGAATCCATTGCCGACCGAACTCAACGCAGCGCACTCGTACTTTCATGTGGAGCGTACATTCTCCGAATTCATGCTGTCCGACTTTGGACTGCAGGGCGGTGCTTCAGGGGAGGGCCCCTACGATCCCCTCTTGTTCACAACGTCTCATCCCGACAATAAGATCGCGACCTGCCAGGATTGCCACATGACGGACCAGATTGGGAAGGGGGCAGATAAAGCCGACGCCGTCCTGCGTCCAACCGACAGTGTGGAGCACCCCAACAGCGGCCAACCCGTGCATACGCAGAATGGCGGCAATATCTGGGTTTCGGAAATCATCGCCAGCGCGATCAGCGGATCGCCGAACTACGATGCGACCAATGATGGACTGCTGAATCAGGACCCATCGATTCTAACGATGGACTTGTCGGCCGGCATCGGCGTGGATCCCGATGCGCTTCTGCTTGGGGCGGACCGGGCGCGTGCGAATCTCCAGAATGCCGCCGCGATTACGGACATTGGCTACAATCCGGCGACAGGGTACCTGACGTTCCGGATCAAGAACTACACAGGCCACAAGTTGATCAGTGGATTCCCTGAGGGCCGCCGCATGTTTGTCTCGATAGAGGCCTACAATAGCGATTCACTGATATACACGGTAAATCCGTACGATACAGCGGCTTGCACGCTGAAGGGATTGGATTACGCCTATCAGCCTGATGTCGATGTCCCCGATCCCGTCGCCCTCGATCCTCTGACGGAAGAGCATGTCGATGAACTCGTCTATGAGATGAAGCCGACGAGCAGCTTGACGGGCGAAGACAAGACTTTCCACTTCGCTCTGGCCACCGATCGGTACAAGGACAACCGCATTCCTCCGAAGGGTTTCCGGATTGCAGAATCCAGCGATCGTTTGTGTCAGCCACGCGATCACAATGCCGATGCCGCAGACATGTACACGGCTGATGAGTACTTGGGAGGCTACGACGAAGTCGGAATCGAATTGCCGACCGGGGCGGATGAAGTGCATGTCCGGTTGTACTACCAGACGACGAGCCGCGAGTATGTCGAGTTTCTGCGCGACGAAATCAACGGTACGGTTCAAACGCTGGATCCGGAAGACTACATCATTCAGACGGATCCGTTCTTCGATCAGTTGAGGGCGTGGGGCGATACGATCTGGTCGTTGTGGAAGCACAATCGTACGGATGACGGCGCGGCACCATTCCTGATGACCGAAGCCGAATGGAACGATGGCGATCCTACACCAACAGCAACACCTTCGCCGACACCGACCGACACACCCACTGCGACTCCGTCCGCAACACCAACGGCTTCGCCGAGCCCGACGCCGATTGAGCTTCCGGGCGATGAGGATGGAAGCGGAACGGTTGTTCTGGGAGAGCTGAATGCCTGTATCCTGGGCTTCCGTGGACTCGGAGAGATACCGAGCTCGGCCGATACAAACACTGACGGAGTTTTGGATCTGGCGGAACTGAATGCTGTTGTCTTGGCTTACCGGGGAAGCATCTGA
- a CDS encoding tyrosine-type recombinase/integrase, which translates to MKLSEAIDEFLRFLRVERGLAENTLKAYESDLRRLQSHLHRDDRPELKLHQITPLHLKDHLATLRDDERFKPRSISRVMSTMRVFFDHLVREEFMPKSPALSLHNPKLPKKLPLYLVDEEIARLLLAPDRNNPEGYRDYAILVTFLFTGMRLSELVGLNVGDVDFSSNSILIHGKGSKERLVPMHSLVSRTLRAYLDEVRSPIDSDPQALFYSRTKTRITSRGVGYAVERAVKAAGVNHRITPHKLRHTFATQLLHRGASLLEIKELLGHSQIATTSIYTHTHVDRLRKAVEKIDS; encoded by the coding sequence ATGAAGCTGTCAGAGGCCATCGATGAGTTCCTCCGTTTCCTGCGCGTCGAGCGCGGGTTGGCGGAGAATACGCTCAAGGCTTACGAGTCCGACCTCCGCCGACTGCAGTCTCACCTGCATCGCGACGATCGGCCGGAACTAAAATTGCACCAGATTACTCCGCTTCATCTCAAGGATCACCTCGCAACGCTCCGCGACGATGAGCGTTTCAAGCCGCGGAGTATCTCTCGCGTCATGAGTACAATGCGGGTCTTCTTCGATCACCTCGTACGCGAGGAGTTCATGCCGAAGAGCCCGGCCTTGTCCCTCCACAATCCGAAGCTCCCCAAGAAACTACCGCTGTACCTAGTCGATGAGGAGATCGCTCGCCTGCTGCTGGCGCCGGATCGCAACAATCCCGAGGGATACCGCGACTACGCGATCCTTGTGACCTTCCTGTTCACCGGAATGCGCCTGTCGGAACTGGTTGGGCTGAACGTCGGAGACGTGGACTTCTCGTCAAACAGCATTCTGATCCACGGAAAGGGCTCCAAAGAGCGCCTGGTTCCCATGCACAGCCTGGTTTCGAGGACTCTGCGGGCCTATCTGGATGAGGTTCGCTCCCCCATCGACTCAGACCCGCAGGCGTTGTTTTACAGCCGAACAAAAACTCGGATCACCTCCCGGGGCGTCGGATATGCCGTGGAACGAGCCGTCAAGGCGGCCGGCGTCAATCACCGCATTACGCCCCACAAGCTGCGCCATACTTTCGCAACGCAGTTGCTCCACAGAGGCGCCAGTCTGCTAGAAATCAAGGAACTCCTGGGGCACTCGCAGATTGCGACCACCAGTATCTACACGCACACCCACGTGGATCGCCTCCGTAAAGCGGTAGAGAAAATCGACAGTTGA
- a CDS encoding site-specific integrase produces MPRKQEARRTLVVADWHVEERRAKRFKVMEIDGSRQFTVHQASPKKYRVSGKNSKGSLVRERFASDNIETAVLHAASVLYGDPMPNLLDPREMDLADAFARAIAAGHGQPENKRNQLRYALYFVKWAVGEGLERWCQIRRTDIDGYVNELARRGLKRKTIRNYLEPVRTTGARMHEDFPELHNPLASFRLRKGLGDSYRYDDHFGNEALSFEEVLALSEWLKAHRHGRVLRLGVLLSGLMGLRQREAIFLTWKNVDLEDGTLTIQEEDGHKPKNTYSIRRLPVPKIILSELRGIPSAQRTGRVIRPEELKKFHRCKDENFAYDLSHYYSLSLNAALKEWRKGIRLSAKDLRRTIQTHALDNPGNWNQMLVDRYCGHAPTTMMERHYFADQRKRLVGLFRRHVTPMIDAEVEAALAAKSEVQKCIKMHNPEGAPPGQPSKIIEIADLA; encoded by the coding sequence ATGCCTCGCAAGCAAGAAGCAAGGAGAACGCTCGTCGTCGCCGACTGGCACGTCGAGGAAAGGAGAGCCAAGAGGTTCAAAGTCATGGAAATCGACGGAAGCAGACAGTTCACCGTCCATCAGGCAAGCCCGAAGAAGTACCGTGTCAGCGGGAAAAACTCAAAGGGCTCCTTGGTGCGTGAAAGGTTTGCATCCGACAACATTGAGACCGCCGTCCTGCATGCCGCCTCTGTGCTGTACGGCGATCCGATGCCAAACCTCCTCGATCCTCGGGAGATGGATCTAGCAGATGCTTTCGCTAGAGCCATTGCCGCAGGTCATGGGCAACCCGAGAACAAGAGGAACCAACTCCGCTACGCCCTCTACTTCGTCAAGTGGGCAGTGGGGGAGGGACTTGAAAGGTGGTGTCAGATTAGAAGGACCGATATCGATGGCTACGTGAATGAACTCGCCCGCCGCGGCCTAAAACGAAAGACCATCCGGAATTATCTGGAGCCGGTTCGCACAACTGGAGCACGGATGCACGAGGACTTCCCAGAGTTGCACAATCCGCTCGCCTCCTTCCGTCTGCGGAAAGGTCTGGGTGACTCGTATCGCTATGATGACCACTTCGGGAACGAAGCCCTGTCCTTCGAAGAGGTACTGGCATTGTCGGAGTGGTTGAAGGCGCACCGGCACGGCCGCGTTCTCCGCCTTGGAGTCCTCTTATCCGGCCTGATGGGGTTACGTCAGCGGGAAGCGATCTTCCTCACGTGGAAGAATGTGGATCTCGAAGACGGAACTCTCACGATCCAGGAAGAGGACGGGCACAAACCGAAGAATACTTATTCGATTCGTCGGCTCCCAGTTCCCAAGATCATTCTGAGTGAGCTTCGGGGGATTCCGAGTGCCCAGCGAACAGGCAGGGTAATCCGGCCGGAGGAACTGAAGAAGTTCCATCGCTGCAAGGACGAGAACTTCGCCTACGATCTCTCGCACTACTACTCCCTGAGTCTTAATGCGGCGCTCAAGGAATGGAGGAAGGGAATCCGTTTATCGGCGAAGGATTTGAGGAGGACCATCCAGACCCACGCACTGGATAATCCGGGAAACTGGAACCAGATGCTCGTGGATCGTTACTGTGGGCATGCCCCGACAACCATGATGGAGAGGCACTACTTCGCGGACCAGCGGAAGCGCCTCGTTGGGCTGTTTCGACGGCATGTGACACCCATGATCGATGCCGAAGTCGAGGCGGCTCTGGCAGCGAAATCCGAGGTACAAAAATGCATAAAAATGCACAATCCCGAGGGAGCACCCCCGGGACAGCCATCAAAGATTATTGAAATTGCTGATCTTGCGTGA
- a CDS encoding recombinase family protein yields MKAVCYGRVSIEEQAREGVSLAAQRAKIEAYCMLHDIELVSYHEDAGISGKAMDNRDGLQTCLAELRAGKANACVCWKLDRLSRSTRDVLEMSDLFQREGWALHSISEKLDTSSAAGRFVLTILAALAQMEREQIGERTSMALQFKKSRGERLGTTPFGFRTECIDGENQLVPIEEEQEIIRRMARLRSSGATFQAIADLLNDEGIPTKRSGRWHPGSVSYVLKNVLPRLENAA; encoded by the coding sequence ATTAAGGCGGTGTGTTACGGGCGGGTATCAATTGAAGAGCAAGCCCGTGAAGGAGTTTCCCTCGCGGCGCAGCGGGCGAAAATCGAAGCCTACTGCATGCTGCATGATATCGAGTTGGTTTCCTATCACGAGGATGCTGGAATCTCGGGCAAGGCAATGGACAATCGTGACGGGCTCCAGACATGCCTGGCTGAACTCCGCGCAGGAAAGGCGAATGCCTGCGTTTGCTGGAAGCTTGATCGTTTGTCGAGGAGCACACGAGATGTCCTTGAGATGTCTGATCTCTTCCAGCGAGAAGGCTGGGCGCTTCACTCGATCAGCGAGAAGCTCGATACATCCAGTGCCGCCGGACGTTTCGTCCTGACGATTCTGGCCGCCTTGGCTCAGATGGAGCGCGAGCAGATCGGCGAGCGGACTTCGATGGCGCTGCAATTTAAGAAGTCCAGGGGCGAGAGACTCGGCACGACTCCTTTCGGATTCCGAACTGAATGCATAGACGGTGAGAACCAACTCGTTCCCATCGAGGAGGAGCAGGAGATCATCCGCCGGATGGCTCGACTCCGTTCATCCGGCGCCACGTTCCAAGCAATTGCCGATCTGCTGAACGACGAAGGAATTCCGACAAAGAGATCCGGCAGGTGGCACCCAGGCAGTGTGAGTTACGTGCTCAAAAATGTGCTCCCGAGGCTCGAAAATGCCGCCTGA
- a CDS encoding DNA-3-methyladenine glycosylase 2 family protein, giving the protein MRPQPLPATPRKAIAHLRSADPVMKKVIDRVGRFHLPRKPADLHALCTAVIGQSISMKAAESITRRFNETVGPREKLTPARLLRHSEEDLRAIGLSGTKASAMRGLAEVWKSERLTSERMAQLSDAALTDLLTQVRGIGPWTAKMFLIFSLARPDVMPQEDYGVRAGLRLAHGLPELPTQKETKQLTECWEPWRTVGTVYIWQFLLKAEGADLGEDNGWWGN; this is encoded by the coding sequence TTGCGTCCTCAACCACTTCCTGCCACGCCCCGCAAGGCGATTGCACATCTTCGTTCGGCCGACCCGGTGATGAAGAAGGTCATCGACCGGGTCGGCCGATTTCACCTTCCGCGGAAGCCCGCGGATCTCCATGCGCTTTGCACTGCCGTGATTGGTCAGTCGATTTCGATGAAGGCCGCTGAGAGCATCACGCGGCGATTCAACGAAACCGTCGGACCTCGAGAGAAACTCACGCCTGCGCGACTCCTTCGACACTCGGAGGAGGATCTGCGCGCAATTGGTCTCAGCGGAACCAAGGCGTCGGCAATGCGTGGCTTGGCAGAGGTCTGGAAGTCTGAACGCTTGACCTCCGAACGCATGGCTCAGTTGTCAGATGCGGCACTCACAGATCTTCTCACACAAGTTCGTGGTATCGGTCCGTGGACGGCGAAGATGTTTCTGATCTTCTCGCTCGCACGGCCTGACGTAATGCCCCAGGAGGACTACGGTGTCCGGGCCGGATTGCGACTTGCCCACGGATTGCCAGAACTCCCAACTCAGAAAGAAACCAAGCAACTCACTGAATGTTGGGAGCCCTGGCGCACCGTGGGCACGGTCTACATCTGGCAGTTTCTCCTCAAGGCCGAAGGAGCCGACCTTGGCGAAGATAACGGTTGGTGGGGGAACTGA